One Marmota flaviventris isolate mMarFla1 chromosome 16, mMarFla1.hap1, whole genome shotgun sequence DNA segment encodes these proteins:
- the Cbln2 gene encoding cerebellin-2 yields the protein MPAPGRGPRGPRLTMPGRRGALREPADCGSCLGAALALLLLLLPACCPVRAQNDTEPIVLEGKCLVVCDSSPSADGAVTSSLGISVRSGSAKVAFSATRSTNHEPSEMSNRTMTIYFDQVLVNIGNHFDLASSIFVAPRKGIYSFSFHVVKVYNRQTIQVSLMQNGYPVISAFAGDQDVTREAASNGVLLLMEREDKVHLKLERGNLMGGWKYSTFSGFLVFPL from the exons ATGCCGGCGCCCGGTCGGGGCCCCCGCGGGCCGCGGCTGACCATGCCCGGGCGCCGGGGGGCGCTGCGCGAGCCGGCCGACTGTGGCTCCTGCCTGGGGGCGGCGctggccttgctgctgctgctgctgccagcctGCTGCCCGGTGCGGGCGCAGAATGACACGGAGCCCATCGTACTCGAGGGCAAGTGCCTGGTGGTGTGCGACTCGAGCCCGTCGGCGGATGGCGCGGTCACCTCCTCCCTGGGCATCTCCGTGCGCTCCGGCAGCGCCAAGGTGGCCTTCTCTGCCACACGGAGTACCAACCACGAGCCGTCGGAGATGAGCAACCGCACCATGACCATCTACTTCGACCAG GTCTTAGTAAATATCGGCAACCATTTTGATCTTGCCTCCAGTATATTTGTAGCTCCGCGAAAAGGGATCTATAGCTTCAGCTTCCATGTGGTCAAAGTGTACAACAGGCAAACCATCCAG GTCAGTTTAATGCAGAATGGCTACCCAGTGATCTCAGCGTTTGCAGGAGACCAGGATGTGACCAGAGAAGCGGCCAGCAATGGAGTCCTACTGCTCATGGAAAGGGAGGACAAAGTGCACCTTAAACTGGAGAGGGGCAACCTTATGGGGGGCTGGAAGTACTCCACGTTCTCGGGCTTCTTGGTTTTTCCTCTATAG